The following are encoded in a window of Oncorhynchus keta strain PuntledgeMale-10-30-2019 chromosome 10, Oket_V2, whole genome shotgun sequence genomic DNA:
- the LOC127932171 gene encoding uncharacterized protein LOC127932171 isoform X8 yields MWNYIQEYQYQISVELYTGSTSTRSMWNYIQGVPVPDQCGAIYKEYQYQINVELYREYQINVELYTGSTCTRSMWSYIQGVPVPDQCGAIYREYQYQINVELYTGSTSTRSMWSYIQGVPVPDQCGAIYRVYQYQINVELYTGFTSTRSMWSYIQGLPVPDQCGAIYRVYQYQINVELYTGSTSTRSMWSYIQGVPVPDQCGAIYREYQYQINVELYTGFTSTRSMWSYIQGLPVPDQCGAIYRVYQYQINVELYTGFTSTRSMWSYIQGLPVPDQCGAIYRVYQYQINVELYTGFTSTRSMWSYIQGLPVPDQCGAIYRVYQYQINVELYTGFTSTRSMWSYIQGVPVPYQCTEI; encoded by the exons atgtggaactatatacaggagtaccagtaccagatcagtgtggagctatatacagggagtaccagtaccagatcaatgtggaactatatacagggagtaccagtaccagatcaatgtggagctatatacaaggagtaccagtaccagatcaatgtggagctatacagggagtaccagatcaatgtggagctatatacagggagtacctgtaccagatcaatgtggagctatatacagggagtaccagtaccagatcaatgtggagctatatacagggagtaccagtaccagatcaatgtggagctatatacagggagtaccagtaccagatcaatgtggagctatatacagggagtaccagtaccagatcaatgtggagctatatacagggtttaccagtaccagatcaatgtggagctatatacag ggtttaccagtaccagatcaatgtggagctatatacagggtttaccagtaccagatcaatgtggagctatatacagggtttaccagtaccagatcaatgtggagctatatacagggagtaccagtaccagatcaatgtggagctatatacagggagtaccagtaccagatcaatgtggagctatatacagggagtaccagtaccagatcaatgtggagctatatacagggtttaccagtaccagatcaatgtggagctatatacagggtttaccagtaccagatcaatgtggagctatatacagggtttaccagtaccagatcaatgtggagctatatacagggtttaccagtaccagatcaatgtggagctatatacagggtttaccagtaccagatcaatgtggagctatatacagggtttaccagtaccagatcaatgtggagctatatacagggtttaccagtaccagatcaatgtggagctatatacagggtttaccagtaccagatcaatgtggagctatatacagggtttaccagtaccagatcaatgtggagctatatacagggtttaccagtaccagatcaatgtggagctatatacagggagtaccagtaccatatcaatgtacAGAGATATGA
- the LOC127932171 gene encoding uncharacterized protein LOC127932171 isoform X7 produces MWNYIQEYQYQISVELYTGSTSTRSMWNYIQGVPVPDQCGAIYKEYQYQINVELYREYQINVELYTGSTCTRSMWSYIQGVPVPDQCGAIYREYQYQINVELYTGSTSTRSMWSYIQGVPVPDQCGAIYRVYQYQINVELYTGFTSTRSMWSYIQGLPVPDQCGAIYRVYQYQINVELYTGFTSTRSMWSYIQGVPVPDQCGAIYREYQYQINVELYTGSTSTRSMWSYIQGLPVPDQCGAIYRVYQYQINVELYTGFTSTRSMWSYIQGLPVPDQCGAIYRVYQYQINVELYTGFTSTRSMWSYIQGLPVPDQCGAIYRVYQYQINVELYTGFTSTRSMWSYIQGLPVPDQCGAIYREYQYHINVQRYEEF; encoded by the exons atgtggaactatatacaggagtaccagtaccagatcagtgtggagctatatacagggagtaccagtaccagatcaatgtggaactatatacagggagtaccagtaccagatcaatgtggagctatatacaaggagtaccagtaccagatcaatgtggagctatacagggagtaccagatcaatgtggagctatatacagggagtacctgtaccagatcaatgtggagctatatacagggagtaccagtaccagatcaatgtggagctatatacagggagtaccagtaccagatcaatgtggagctatatacagggagtaccagtaccagatcaatgtggagctatatacagggagtaccagtaccagatcaatgtggagctatatacagggtttaccagtaccagatcaatgtggagctatatacag ggtttaccagtaccagatcaatgtggagctatatacagggtttaccagtaccagatcaatgtggagctatatacagggtttaccagtaccagatcaatgtggagctatatacagggtttaccagtaccagatcaatgtggagctatatacagggagtaccagtaccagatcaatgtggagctatatacagggagtaccagtaccagatcaatgtggagctatatacagggagtaccagtaccagatcaatgtggagctatatacagggtttaccagtaccagatcaatgtggagctatatacagggtttaccagtaccagatcaatgtggagctatatacagggtttaccagtaccagatcaatgtggagctatatacagggtttaccagtaccagatcaatgtggagctatatacagggtttaccagtaccagatcaatgtggagctatatacagggtttaccagtaccagatcaatgtggagctatatacagggtttaccagtaccagatcaatgtggagctatatacagggtttaccagtaccagatcaatgtggagctatatacagggtttaccagtaccagatcaatgtggagctatatacagggtttaccagtaccagatcaatgtggagctatatacagggagtaccagtaccatatcaatgtacAGAGATATGAGGAATTTTAG
- the LOC127932171 gene encoding uncharacterized protein LOC127932171 isoform X6, whose amino-acid sequence MWNYIQEYQYQISVELYTGSTSTRSMWNYIQGVPVPDQCGAIYKEYQYQINVELYREYQINVELYTGSTCTRSMWSYIQGVPVPDQCGAIYREYQYQINVELYTGSTSTRSMWSYIQGVPVPDQCGAIYRVYQYQINVELYTGFTSTRSMWSYIQGLPVPDQCGAIYRVYQYQINVELYTGFTSTRSMWSYIQGLPVPDQCGAIYREYQYQINVELYTGSTSTRSMWSYIQGVPVPDQCGAIYRVYQYQINVELYTGFTSTRSMWSYIQGLPVPDQCGAIYRVYQYQINVELYTGFTSTRSMWSYIQGLPVPDQCGAIYRVYQYQINVELYTGFTSTRSMWSYIQGLPVPDQCGAIYRVYQYQINVELYTGSTSTISMYRDMRNFR is encoded by the exons atgtggaactatatacaggagtaccagtaccagatcagtgtggagctatatacagggagtaccagtaccagatcaatgtggaactatatacagggagtaccagtaccagatcaatgtggagctatatacaaggagtaccagtaccagatcaatgtggagctatacagggagtaccagatcaatgtggagctatatacagggagtacctgtaccagatcaatgtggagctatatacagggagtaccagtaccagatcaatgtggagctatatacagggagtaccagtaccagatcaatgtggagctatatacagggagtaccagtaccagatcaatgtggagctatatacagggagtaccagtaccagatcaatgtggagctatatacagggtttaccagtaccagatcaatgtggagctatatacag ggtttaccagtaccagatcaatgtggagctatatacagggtttaccagtaccagatcaatgtggagctatatacagggtttaccagtaccagatcaatgtggagctatatacagggtttaccagtaccagatcaatgtggagctatatacagggtttaccagtaccagatcaatgtggagctatatacagggagtaccagtaccagatcaatgtggagctatatacagggagtaccagtaccagatcaatgtggagctatatacagggagtaccagtaccagatcaatgtggagctatatacagggtttaccagtaccagatcaatgtggagctatatacagggtttaccagtaccagatcaatgtggagctatatacagggtttaccagtaccagatcaatgtggagctatatacagggtttaccagtaccagatcaatgtggagctatatacagggtttaccagtaccagatcaatgtggagctatatacagggtttaccagtaccagatcaatgtggagctatatacagggtttaccagtaccagatcaatgtggagctatatacagggtttaccagtaccagatcaatgtggagctatatacagggtttaccagtaccagatcaatgtggagctatatacagggtttaccagtaccagatcaatgtggagctatatacagggagtaccagtaccatatcaatgtacAGAGATATGAGGAATTTTAGGTAG
- the LOC127932171 gene encoding uncharacterized protein LOC127932171 isoform X9 codes for MWNYIQEYQYQISVELYTGSTSTRSMWNYIQGVPVPDQCGAIYKEYQYQINVELYREYQINVELYTGSTCTRSMWSYIQGVPVPDQCGAIYREYQYQINVELYTGSTSTRSMWSYIQGVPVPDQCGAIYRVYQYQINVELYTGFTSTRSMWSYIQGLPVPDQCGAIYREYQYQINVELYTGSTSTRSMWSYIQGVPVPDQCGAIYRVYQYQINVELYTGFTSTRSMWSYIQGLPVPDQCGAIYRVYQYQINVELYTGFTSTRSMWSYIQGLPVPDQCGAIYRVYQYQINVELYTGFTSTRSMWSYIQGLPVPDQCGAIYRVYQYQINVELYTGSTSTISMYRDMRNFR; via the exons atgtggaactatatacaggagtaccagtaccagatcagtgtggagctatatacagggagtaccagtaccagatcaatgtggaactatatacagggagtaccagtaccagatcaatgtggagctatatacaaggagtaccagtaccagatcaatgtggagctatacagggagtaccagatcaatgtggagctatatacagggagtacctgtaccagatcaatgtggagctatatacagggagtaccagtaccagatcaatgtggagctatatacagggagtaccagtaccagatcaatgtggagctatatacagggagtaccagtaccagatcaatgtggagctatatacagggagtaccagtaccagatcaatgtggagctatatacagggtttaccagtaccagatcaatgtggagctatatacag ggtttaccagtaccagatcaatgtggagctatatacagggtttaccagtaccagatcaatgtggagctatatacagggagtaccagtaccagatcaatgtggagctatatacagggagtaccagtaccagatcaatgtggagctatatacagggagtaccagtaccagatcaatgtggagctatatacagggtttaccagtaccagatcaatgtggagctatatacagggtttaccagtaccagatcaatgtggagctatatacagggtttaccagtaccagatcaatgtggagctatatacagggtttaccagtaccagatcaatgtggagctatatacagggtttaccagtaccagatcaatgtggagctatatacagggtttaccagtaccagatcaatgtggagctatatacagggtttaccagtaccagatcaatgtggagctatatacagggtttaccagtaccagatcaatgtggagctatatacagggtttaccagtaccagatcaatgtggagctatatacagggtttaccagtaccagatcaatgtggagctatatacagggagtaccagtaccatatcaatgtacAGAGATATGAGGAATTTTAGGTAG